A single Paraburkholderia sp. FT54 DNA region contains:
- a CDS encoding protein-L-isoaspartate O-methyltransferase, whose translation MNIEQARFNMIEQQIRPWEVLDQDVLNLLSIVKRENFVPAVYRELAFVDFEVPLPAGQHMLAPRVEARVLQELAVKKHESVLEIGAGSGYMAALLAHRAQHVLTVDIEPELAELAKNNLIANGVLNAEVATGDAARGWAGAAPYDVICVSGGLPVLPQEMLDHLKIGGRLAAFVGTAPVMKAQIITRIDEKQYRIADVFETYVEPLINAVQPSRFKF comes from the coding sequence ATGAACATCGAGCAAGCGCGTTTCAACATGATCGAACAGCAGATCCGCCCCTGGGAAGTGCTCGACCAGGACGTGCTGAATCTGCTCTCGATCGTCAAGCGTGAAAACTTCGTCCCCGCCGTGTATCGCGAGCTGGCCTTCGTCGACTTCGAAGTGCCGCTGCCGGCTGGCCAGCACATGCTGGCGCCGCGCGTCGAAGCGCGCGTGCTGCAGGAACTGGCGGTGAAGAAGCACGAAAGCGTGCTCGAAATCGGCGCGGGCTCGGGTTACATGGCCGCGTTGCTCGCGCACCGCGCGCAGCACGTGTTGACGGTCGACATCGAACCGGAACTGGCGGAACTGGCCAAAAACAACCTGATCGCCAACGGCGTGCTGAATGCCGAAGTCGCCACCGGCGACGCCGCGCGCGGCTGGGCCGGCGCCGCGCCGTACGACGTGATCTGCGTGTCGGGCGGCCTGCCGGTGCTGCCGCAGGAAATGCTCGACCATCTGAAAATCGGCGGCCGTCTGGCGGCGTTCGTCGGCACCGCGCCGGTCATGAAGGCACAGATCATCACGCGTATCGACGAGAAGCAATACCGCATTGCCGACGTCTTCGAAACGTATGTCGAGCCGCTCATCAACGCCGTGCAGCCGTCGCGTTTCAAGTTCTGA